From the bacterium genome, the window GGCCGTGCCATGCTTGGTCTCCACTTCGATGCCGATGGATTCCAGAAAGGCAGTCGGGACTACACCTCCAGCGCAGACAATCACCGCGTCGTTTTCAATCTCTATCGATCGCCCGGAAACGTTCAGGCTTACCTGCTCCGGCTCGATGGCCGTGAGTGTCGATTCGAGCAGGAGGTTCAGGGATCCAGACTTCGCAGCGGAGTCGACACGCTCGCGGTTCTTCTGCTTGGCTCGGCCGAACGAGGGATTTCGGTAGGAGAGTGCGACCGATGTGCCTTCGACTTCTTCGGCCAGTGTTACCGCTGCTTCGAGCGCACTATCGCCACCGCCGACAACGAGCACCCGCTGCCCCGCATACTGCTCAGGATCGCTCAGTCTGTAGACGACTTTCGGCAGCTCTTCACCCGGAACACCGAGTTTTCGAGGTGTGCCGCGGCGTCCGACACAGAGCAACACCGAGCGCGCGCGATGGATTCCCCGATTCGTCGTTACGCAGAAGCCGTTGCCCTGAGGTTGGATGTTCTCCATGCGCTCGTGGTAGCGGATTTCGATACCCGTCTTGCGTTCCACCTCTTCCCACAATTCGAGCAACGCTTCCTTGCTCGTTTCGCGCATTTTTACCGTTCCAAACAGTGGCAACTCCATGGGGGCGGTCATCACGATCTTTCCGCGCGGGTAGTGGGCGACCGTTCCTCCGAGCGTATCCTGTTCGATGGTGACCGCAGACAGTCCGAGCTTCTTGGCGGCCAGAGTCGCTGCAAACCCTGCGGGGCCAGCTCCGACGATGACGACGTCGACTTCGTCCTTTGCGCTCGCTCGCGAACACCGAGCTAGATTTTCGATGGCCTGGCGCCCCTGAGTTACAGCGTTGCGAATCAATCCCATTCCGCCGAGTTCACCGGCGATGAACAGGCCTGGCAGATTGGTCTGAAAATCATCGCCAATATTCGGGATGTCGACTCCACGCGTGGCCGTGCCAAAGACGAGGGTGATCGCATCCATTGGACAAGCAGTCTTACAGGCACCGTGACCGATGCAGTTCGCAGGAGCTACCAGAACGGCCCGCTGGTCGATGATGCCGAGCACTCCGTTTTCGGGGCAAGCTCGAACGCAGCTTCCACAACCGGCACAGCGGTTCAGATTGATGAGTGGATGGAGGCTCGGAGGCTCGAGCAAACCCGCTTCATGGGCTTCGTCGAGACGCATTCTCGCGGTCCTTTCGCGGCGTTGAGCGCGGACGCGAATGAACCCGAGTACGAGCAGTGGAGGCCCGAGATAGAAGGCGATCAGCGAGAGGTCTGCGAAGTTCATGGCATCAGAACTCGTACCGATAGCCGACCATGCTGAAGTACTCCCGCTGGTCGCTTCCGCTTACGTTCGCCGAGCCATCGGTAATATCGATACCGAGTTCGAGTTCCAGCCAGAGTCGCTTCCAACGGAAATCCGCTCGTATGGAAGGTCGATACCTCCACAAGTTGGCAGCAGAGTCGTTCTCGCGCCTCTCGACAATCAGTTGGGGGCCCAATCGCAGGCCCTCTACGATCGGATAGCGTCCGCTTCCGCCCAGAGAGTATCGGCGTCCGCTGCTGGTGTCGGCATAGCGCACGTCGAAGCTGGTGAAACTGCCTTCGACCAGGAGGTTGGAAGCGCTGCCCCGCAAAGAGTAGAAGACTTCATTTCCCGTGCCCTCGGTCGCATCGACTCCGGCCGACGCTTCGGTATCCGAAAGGCGAGACAGGGAGACGTCTCCGGATACTTGCCAGGTCTGGTTGATCCTGTGCGTCGCACCGATCGTCACCAGACGTGAGCGCGAAGTCCGGTCTTCGGCCAGTTGGCGGATCTCGTCTGCGCTGAAGAGATCGTGCAGATCATCAATCGAGGTCGCGGTTTGCCCCTGCAAAGCGTTCAGGGTCGTGAGTACTGGACTGGCACGTAGATCAGCCAGGAGATTGATGCTGGTCGTGTCGCCGAGCCGCCAGTTGCCGACTAGCATGGCCGTGTTCAACACACCGTAGGATACATCGTAATCAGCCATGGCCAGCCAGAAGCCTTGAGGGTGAGCGAAGCGCAGCTGTCCCCCGACGGCGGTGCGACCTTCGACCCCATCGATCCACTGCTGGATTGCGAAAAGCTGTCCGTCCCAGTAGTCGGCGAAAGAACCACTATCGATGCTCAGGCCGTAGAAGGGACGCGATGCGTTCAAGTGGTTGGACTCGGTGAAGTCGACAGGGAAGCCCGAGACCAGATTGAGCCGCAACCGCTCGCCCATCGGGAAGCCGAACAACGCGCCGTCAAAACGCCCCAGAACGCCGCCTCCAGACGCCGACTGACGTCCGAGGCGCAGAGAATTCTCACTCTCCCGCCAACGCAGGTCGATGAAACCCGAAGTGATTCGAAGCGCGTCCGCTGTGTCGAGCGTCTCGAGCAGATCGTGGCGATAGCTCGCTGCGTAGCTGGTGCGTAGCGAGAGGCCCGGTCGTACGTGACGTGAAGACAAGAAGACGTCCGAGTCGAACGACGAACTCGTGGTCTCGCTCTCGTTTCCGTCGATGTCGAGATCGTGGCGCCGGTAGGACTGTGAAATGCTGCCGGAAAGAGAGTGTGACCAGGTTTCCTGTGTGGGGCGCGCCATGGCCTTCGGTTGACGGCCCGATTTCAGGGTGAGCAAGGCCTGCAGGCGTTGCCGCACGCGTGCAGAGCCGTCGATGTCATCGTAGATTTGAAGATAGCGGGCATACTCTGCCCTCGCGTGTGCGAACTGCCCGTTGCGCTGGTGTGCCAGTCCGAGCAGTTCCAACGCTTCTGGGGCGCGGGAGTGCTCAGGCTGTTCGATCACCTTTGTGAAGAGCAGGATTGCCCGATCGAAATTCCCGGCCGTCATGGCCTTGCGCGCTTCGCTCATGATCTGGTCGATGCGGTTCTGGTCGACGCTATCGGCCTCGCCTGCGGGGCGCGGTCGGATCAGAACGGGCTGAATCTCTTGCAACGGGGCCGGGCGGACCGCGATTTGGACCCTATCAAGTGCGTTCCCCTGCGATACCTCGAATTCCATGGGGCGGTCGAAGTGCACCAGCAGTTTTGGGTTGCCTGCGCTGTCTGCATCGAGTTGGACGTCGACGAGTCCTACCAGGTCCCGCTCGTGCCATTCGACGGTCTCGCCGCCGCGCAATGCCGGCGACGATGGCTGGTAGAGTTGGCGGCGCATACGGATCTCGAGGGTTCGTCCAAGTCGCACGGGTGCGTGGCTCAATAGTCGCAGGTCCACGTCCATGTGAATCTCGATGACGGTCCAATCCCGTCCCGGCGCGACGGTTACGCCTCGAAGCACGCGCGTCGTTCGCGTGTCCGCGCTGATTGAAGAACTCGTCCACGTCCCCGCAACCACTGCGAGCAGGACGAGTGCGAAGCGCAGATGGATTAGCGACATCGGCTTTCTACCAGTCTCCGCGGTTGACTCGGTGTTCACCGCTCCGGAACTTCTCTATCGTCGTCATTGAAGAGTTCGTGTACCTATGGCAAGCACCGGTGCAATCTCGGAGATCACTCGCACTGTAGAAGGCGTCTGGGTTTTCCCACTTCTTGTGCTCGCTATCGTCGAAATCATTTGAGTGGCAACCTGCGCAATCGGGTTGGTACTGCGCGAAAATCCAGGTGGCTGACTGGCTATTGGACTGGTGGCACTCGGTGCAACCCGGATTCCCCTGATGGTTGCCCGGGTAGGCCGCTGACGTATGGGAAAATGAGATCTGACTCCAGGTGCTTGTGTTATGGCACTGAATGCAGTCAATGCTGGTGACGAAGTGGCCGGTGTGTTTGCCCGTCGCTTGTACACCGTTGTGGCAACTCCCACAGTTGCCCGTGATGCTGTCATGATCGAAGCTGGCTGGAATCCACGCGGCCGTGCTGTGGCAGGTCTCACACGACGCAGTCGTGATCACGTGGCCTGACGTCTTTCCGCTGGCTTGTACACCGTTGTGGCAGGTGGCGCAGCCGCCTGTGATGCCCGAGTGGCTGAAACTCGCCGGTAACCAGGCATTGGTGCTGTGGCAGTCCTCGCACGTGTTCGAACTTTGGATGTGTGTAGGCGTCTTTCCCGCGGCTTGTACTCCGTTATGACAGCTCGAGCAGCTGCTCGTGATTCCTGGGTGGCTGAAACTGGCGGGCAACCAGGCGTTGGTTCCGTGACAGTCTTCGCACGTGTTTGCGCTCTGGATATGGGTCGGCGTCTTGCCCGGTGCCTGAACTCCGTTGTGACAATTCGAGCAACCGCTCGTGATTCCGGAGTGGCTGAAGCTCGCCGGAATCCAGGCTTGGGTCCCGTGGCA encodes:
- a CDS encoding cytochrome C — protein: QATGKTPTHIQTSNTCEQCHTTSAWLPAAFSHAGITSGCTTCHNGVQATGKTPTHIQTSNTCEQCHTTSAWLPAAFSHAGITSGCTTCHNGVQAAGRTPTHIQSTNSCQDCHGTQAWIPASFSHSGITSGCSNCHNGVQAPGKTPTHIQSANTCEDCHGTNAWLPASFSHPGITSSCSSCHNGVQAAGKTPTHIQSSNTCEDCHSTNAWLPASFSHSGITGGCATCHNGVQASGKTSGHVITTASCETCHSTAAWIPASFDHDSITGNCGSCHNGVQATGKHTGHFVTSIDCIQCHNTSTWSQISFSHTSAAYPGNHQGNPGCTECHQSNSQSATWIFAQYQPDCAGCHSNDFDDSEHKKWENPDAFYSASDLRDCTGACHRYTNSSMTTIEKFRSGEHRVNRGDW
- a CDS encoding NAD(P)-binding domain-containing protein; the protein is MNFADLSLIAFYLGPPLLVLGFIRVRAQRRERTARMRLDEAHEAGLLEPPSLHPLINLNRCAGCGSCVRACPENGVLGIIDQRAVLVAPANCIGHGACKTACPMDAITLVFGTATRGVDIPNIGDDFQTNLPGLFIAGELGGMGLIRNAVTQGRQAIENLARCSRASAKDEVDVVIVGAGPAGFAATLAAKKLGLSAVTIEQDTLGGTVAHYPRGKIVMTAPMELPLFGTVKMRETSKEALLELWEEVERKTGIEIRYHERMENIQPQGNGFCVTTNRGIHRARSVLLCVGRRGTPRKLGVPGEELPKVVYRLSDPEQYAGQRVLVVGGGDSALEAAVTLAEEVEGTSVALSYRNPSFGRAKQKNRERVDSAAKSGSLNLLLESTLTAIEPEQVSLNVSGRSIEIENDAVIVCAGGVVPTAFLESIGIEVETKHGTA